DNA from bacterium:
TTAAAGACCTTTTTTCTTCTTTGGTGAGCAGATTAAACATGTTGTTTCTGCGTAAAGTTGACTCCGAAAATATTAGTTTTTATGCAAGTTACCCCTCAAGAGCCACCCCGATAGCCGCCGCGTAGTCAAGTGAATCAAAAAACGAAATGGGCGGAACATACTCTGAAGGGTCAAAAGCGTTTTCCCACACTTCCCCGACTGAAACATTCGCATTGAGAGCGGAAGCCAAATACTCAGGGAAACCGTCTATCCCCGCATCTCTGCCACATAAAATTATCTTTGACAGATTACCATCCCCATCCCCATGCGTTTCAACGTGAGTTTTCCAATACGTCAAAACTTTGCCGACCTCGTCTTTAAGAGCAGACACGGTATCCACAAGAGACGAAAACATTTCGGTGTTTTTACCATCCCTGTTGAAACTACTTTCGTCTTTCAAACGCTTGGCTTCCTCTTGAGAAATGGAAAGGTTTTTGCCAAGAGCTTTTGTGATAGCATCTCCGCCTATCGCGACAGTTGAAGTGAAATGCACAATTTTGTCTCTTATTATATATATTCCAGTTTTATCTTCTTTCAAGTTTACCACCACAACCGCCGTTTTTTCATCTTTTGGAATTACGGCGTTGGTGATGGCCTGCGCTTCTATAGTGAAAAGTTTCGGTCTAAGTCCCGCCTCCTTAAAAACAGAAATGTACGTCTCCACTGTTTTTTTAGGCAAAACGGAAACCCCAACGTCCACATGTGAGTGGTTTTCCCGGCTTTCGTCCACCATATAATCAAAAACGCAATCTCCCGCGGAAATAGGAACGTTTTCTTCTATCCTAAACTCAACCGCCGTGGAAATATCTTCTCCGGCTGTTTTTGGAATCTGCGTTTTAAAAAGAAATGCCTTCTCTTCCGGAAAGGAAACGTTTACGTAATTTACGTTTTCTTTTTCTTTAAGTTCCACAAGAAGTTTTTTAACGGTTTCCCTGTCGTTTATATAACCGTCAGAAATAGCCCCCGCGGGAACGGACATTTCGCCGAAATATTTTATCTTCCGATGGTTGCCTTTTTCCGTGAATTTTATAAACCGGATTTTATGGTCGGAAACATCAATGCCGGTGGCGGGCATTGTCAAAAATTTTGGCGGAGGAACGTGCCTTCTAAAAAAAGTTTCAAAAGCGGACATGAGTAAATTATAACAGAAAATATTAAAATACCACCAACACAAACACGCTCACTGCCACTTCTTTAATGTTTTCCGTCAGCATGTTGGCAGTTTTGATTTTTTCCAGATTTGA
Protein-coding regions in this window:
- the pilM gene encoding pilus assembly protein PilM; the encoded protein is MSAFETFFRRHVPPPKFLTMPATGIDVSDHKIRFIKFTEKGNHRKIKYFGEMSVPAGAISDGYINDRETVKKLLVELKEKENVNYVNVSFPEEKAFLFKTQIPKTAGEDISTAVEFRIEENVPISAGDCVFDYMVDESRENHSHVDVGVSVLPKKTVETYISVFKEAGLRPKLFTIEAQAITNAVIPKDEKTAVVVVNLKEDKTGIYIIRDKIVHFTSTVAIGGDAITKALGKNLSISQEEAKRLKDESSFNRDGKNTEMFSSLVDTVSALKDEVGKVLTYWKTHVETHGDGDGNLSKIILCGRDAGIDGFPEYLASALNANVSVGEVWENAFDPSEYVPPISFFDSLDYAAAIGVALEG